One window from the genome of Bdellovibrionales bacterium encodes:
- a CDS encoding tetratricopeptide repeat protein yields the protein MAKIILTFSLFILAACATTSASDSEKAELFLQMGSTQFGNGNYPAALSALLKAEELDPKNPAIQNNLGLVYFMRQRYDLAEKHMRKAIGLNPKYSEARNNLSRVLIEEGKFSEAEKEVQIVIDDLTYPSVDKAYVNMGLAQFNQKNYKDAKESFLHAINASRDNCIANAYYGRSFFEMKEYDKAAPALDTAIGFCQRALYDEPHYYSALTYYRLGDKDKSMARFSEIVKLYPEGKYREKSKAMLDMLRKAE from the coding sequence ATGGCCAAAATAATCCTGACTTTCTCACTATTTATCTTAGCTGCTTGTGCAACTACCAGCGCATCAGACTCAGAAAAAGCTGAACTCTTCTTACAGATGGGTAGTACACAATTTGGCAATGGCAACTATCCTGCGGCACTCAGCGCTCTACTAAAAGCCGAGGAGCTAGATCCAAAAAATCCTGCAATTCAAAATAATCTCGGACTGGTGTACTTCATGCGCCAACGTTACGATCTTGCAGAGAAACACATGCGTAAAGCTATTGGTCTGAATCCCAAATACAGCGAAGCGCGTAACAACTTAAGCCGCGTCCTGATCGAAGAAGGAAAGTTTTCCGAAGCGGAAAAAGAGGTTCAGATCGTGATCGATGATTTGACATATCCGTCCGTCGACAAGGCTTACGTCAACATGGGGCTCGCTCAGTTCAATCAAAAAAACTATAAAGATGCGAAAGAGAGCTTCCTACACGCGATCAACGCTTCTCGCGACAACTGCATTGCAAACGCTTATTACGGGCGTTCCTTTTTCGAAATGAAAGAATACGACAAAGCCGCACCAGCACTCGATACTGCCATTGGGTTCTGCCAGCGCGCTCTTTACGATGAACCTCACTACTACAGCGCTCTGACCTACTATCGCTTGGGCGATAAGGATAAATCAATGGCGCGTTTTTCTGAAATTGTGAAGCTGTATCCGGAAGGTAAATACCGAGAGAAATCTAAGGCGATGCTTGATATGCTAAGGAAGGCAGAATAA
- a CDS encoding helix-turn-helix domain-containing protein codes for MKRTGEILKKAREQKGLSINEIALSLKISSKVLKAIEDGDANQLPAKTFLRGFVQSYANYLRLDVNEVLRIFQDEMGTTKPSPLIQMPEQDSTLESMQQDKKGSESTQQTPRGSTPAQEKTYSNLANKNSNSKTVTFTALGLVLVGLIVFTKKMIDKYQKEGAVSEVEVTTPLPPSEATPEPNAPAAEAAMGLAQPSPSPMATAMSTPLSTPTPFHTPAATATPVATATPKVTPTPTPVHSATPTPTPKPSPSPTATPTATPTPSPSPSASPTVSPTPANKPVEVILEALDNVEVEVSTKDGKTEKITLSAEQVHTFKSKTGLKLNISNGGAVNVIVNGKDLGIPGNLGKPVKLNF; via the coding sequence ATGAAACGCACCGGGGAGATCCTCAAGAAAGCCAGAGAACAAAAGGGACTTTCAATCAATGAAATCGCCCTTTCATTGAAAATCAGCAGCAAGGTTTTGAAAGCGATCGAGGACGGTGATGCGAATCAACTTCCTGCAAAGACTTTCCTTCGTGGTTTCGTGCAAAGTTATGCGAACTACCTGCGCCTGGACGTGAACGAAGTCTTGCGCATTTTCCAAGATGAAATGGGCACTACAAAGCCGAGCCCATTGATTCAAATGCCTGAGCAAGATTCCACATTGGAATCCATGCAACAAGATAAAAAGGGCTCAGAGTCGACGCAACAAACTCCTCGTGGCTCTACTCCTGCTCAGGAGAAAACCTATAGCAATCTCGCCAACAAAAATAGCAACTCTAAGACAGTCACGTTTACAGCGCTTGGCTTGGTTCTTGTTGGTTTGATTGTTTTCACTAAGAAGATGATTGATAAGTATCAAAAAGAGGGTGCTGTCTCGGAGGTCGAAGTCACGACTCCGCTGCCGCCTTCTGAGGCGACTCCGGAGCCAAATGCTCCTGCCGCAGAAGCAGCTATGGGCTTAGCTCAACCGTCTCCATCACCAATGGCGACCGCAATGAGCACTCCACTCAGCACACCAACTCCTTTTCACACTCCAGCAGCAACAGCTACACCAGTCGCGACAGCAACGCCAAAAGTGACGCCAACTCCTACACCGGTTCACTCAGCAACTCCGACGCCGACTCCTAAACCAAGTCCGTCACCAACTGCGACGCCGACCGCAACACCGACTCCAAGTCCATCACCAAGTGCGTCGCCAACAGTTTCACCAACTCCGGCAAACAAACCGGTTGAAGTTATCCTCGAAGCCTTGGATAACGTTGAGGTGGAAGTCTCGACAAAAGATGGAAAAACAGAGAAAATTACTTTGAGCGCAGAGCAAGTACATACTTTCAAAAGTAAAACGGGTCTCAAACTCAACATCAGCAATGGTGGCGCTGTTAATGTCATCGTTAACGGAAAAGATCTTGGTATTCCAGGAAACCTCGGTAAACCGGTAAAATTAAATTTCTAA
- a CDS encoding glycosyltransferase family 39 protein — MRQFLQIWILSLLFKIGLAALLPLSPDEAYYWMWSHHMQLSYFDHPPFVAWLFYLGHWLEPYGQLLRLPTVLIGHLTFLVWYYILKPQFSWDKYKYWYALAFFSPLVGFGSMVGTPDVPLLLFWSLAIYFFQQCLYHQKARDYFLLGASLGLGFCSKYHIVLFVPFILAYLLFEKRWREVSLKKLLLTVAGGLLCSLPVIMWNIQNDFASFRFQIDHGLGKANWTPDWTLGYVAAEVILLFPAVIYAALRAKPPRDFKFLQYLGWGPLLFFFLSSFRGTVELNWPNTAFPVIFALVLFAPNAKKVALWTSGFWLAFYIFGFSSALLLPKNNPVAKPFREQFRFRPLASLQQEYQPLYAGTYQIASTIWYENKTPIYKLRDMSRHDFYDSLPQSLPQEDSFYLVQENWSEIPDWVEKAGYKISVVKEIEPFFLVVKVSK; from the coding sequence GTGCGACAGTTTTTACAGATTTGGATCCTCAGTTTGCTCTTCAAAATCGGACTCGCGGCTTTACTCCCGCTGAGTCCCGATGAGGCCTACTATTGGATGTGGTCGCACCACATGCAGCTCAGTTACTTCGACCACCCCCCATTTGTCGCTTGGTTATTTTATTTAGGACATTGGCTTGAGCCTTACGGTCAGCTATTACGCTTGCCGACGGTTCTCATTGGTCATCTGACGTTTCTGGTCTGGTATTATATTTTAAAACCGCAATTTTCCTGGGATAAATATAAGTACTGGTATGCACTTGCCTTCTTCTCTCCCCTCGTAGGCTTTGGCTCTATGGTGGGAACGCCGGATGTACCGCTTTTGCTCTTTTGGTCGCTGGCGATTTATTTCTTTCAGCAGTGTTTGTACCACCAAAAAGCCCGCGATTATTTCCTGCTTGGAGCTTCACTTGGTTTAGGTTTCTGCAGCAAGTATCACATCGTCCTTTTTGTTCCTTTCATCTTAGCCTATTTGCTATTTGAAAAGCGCTGGCGCGAAGTTTCTCTGAAGAAGCTCTTGCTGACAGTGGCGGGCGGACTGCTCTGCTCGCTCCCTGTGATTATGTGGAATATTCAAAACGATTTTGCTTCGTTCAGATTTCAGATTGACCACGGTCTTGGTAAAGCCAACTGGACACCGGATTGGACGCTGGGATACGTCGCTGCTGAAGTTATTCTTCTTTTCCCAGCGGTGATTTATGCGGCCCTTCGAGCAAAACCACCGCGGGATTTTAAATTCTTGCAGTATCTCGGCTGGGGTCCGCTTTTATTTTTCTTTCTTTCATCCTTCCGCGGAACTGTGGAGCTCAATTGGCCAAATACGGCGTTCCCGGTGATTTTTGCCTTGGTCCTTTTTGCGCCGAATGCCAAGAAGGTTGCTCTATGGACCTCAGGATTCTGGCTTGCGTTTTATATCTTCGGATTTTCATCTGCTCTTTTGCTGCCTAAGAACAATCCGGTGGCAAAACCCTTCCGCGAGCAATTCCGTTTCCGGCCGCTCGCTAGTCTGCAGCAGGAATATCAACCCCTTTATGCAGGCACCTATCAGATCGCTTCCACTATTTGGTACGAAAACAAGACACCTATCTACAAACTTCGCGACATGAGCCGCCACGATTTCTACGACTCTCTCCCGCAATCTTTGCCGCAGGAAGACAGTTTCTATCTTGTCCAAGAAAATTGGAGCGAGATACCTGACTGGGTCGAAAAAGCAGGGTATAAAATCTCTGTAGTAAAAGAAATTGAGCCGTTTTTCTTAGTCGTGAAGGTTTCTAAATGA
- a CDS encoding (2Fe-2S)-binding protein, protein MPISIKFLPENRLVDASQDESILEAALRAGLEISHSCGGNGTCGTCRVWVREGLSALPARNEVEQEMAEDRGFQPQERLCCQNQPIPGLILEIPVTDFEE, encoded by the coding sequence ATGCCGATTTCAATAAAGTTCCTGCCAGAAAATAGGCTTGTCGATGCGAGTCAAGACGAGAGCATTCTTGAGGCAGCTTTACGTGCAGGCCTTGAAATATCGCATAGTTGCGGGGGCAATGGCACCTGCGGAACCTGCCGTGTGTGGGTTCGTGAGGGCCTGAGCGCCCTGCCAGCGCGCAATGAGGTCGAACAGGAGATGGCCGAGGATCGAGGATTTCAGCCTCAGGAGCGGCTTTGCTGTCAAAATCAGCCCATTCCTGGTCTTATATTAGAAATTCCTGTCACGGACTTCGAAGAGTAG
- a CDS encoding 3'-5' exonuclease has product MRFIAFDLETTGTVPGVDQIVEIGAVRFVNGAPEAIFATLVDPQRPIPAGASKVNGIFDDMVKGKPLIESVLPSFAEFCGEDMLVAHNAPFDSQFLTADIKKYEALAPKGVILDTLPIARKVFPGLPNYKLGTLVQYLKIPSTDFHRAEEDASYCGQLFFHMIKRISVAGQAPQVANLVALTGKPELRFPQIVRQPKQMDLFGGLL; this is encoded by the coding sequence ATGAGATTCATAGCTTTTGACTTAGAAACTACTGGTACAGTTCCTGGTGTTGATCAAATCGTTGAAATCGGAGCCGTGCGCTTTGTAAACGGTGCTCCTGAGGCCATCTTTGCGACCCTCGTTGACCCTCAACGGCCTATTCCTGCAGGAGCTTCAAAAGTAAATGGTATCTTTGACGACATGGTTAAAGGAAAGCCGTTGATCGAATCCGTATTGCCATCCTTTGCAGAGTTCTGCGGTGAAGATATGTTGGTTGCGCACAATGCACCCTTCGACTCTCAGTTTTTGACTGCAGATATTAAGAAGTATGAAGCCTTAGCGCCAAAAGGCGTGATCTTGGATACTTTGCCTATCGCAAGAAAAGTATTTCCTGGCCTTCCAAACTACAAATTAGGAACGTTGGTTCAGTACTTGAAAATCCCAAGCACAGACTTCCATAGAGCGGAAGAGGATGCTTCTTATTGCGGTCAGCTTTTCTTCCACATGATTAAAAGAATCTCTGTGGCAGGCCAAGCTCCTCAAGTTGCAAACTTGGTAGCCTTAACTGGTAAGCCAGAACTTCGCTTCCCGCAAATCGTGAGACAGCCAAAGCAAATGGATCTCTTCGGCGGTTTGCTTTAG
- a CDS encoding NAD+ synthase, protein MRIAIAQINPTLGDFAYNYEKIIEFIKRAQEKDCEMVVFPECALFGYHPYDLLERTKVVLEQEKFLQKIHKQIPKGMGVFVGAFTRNPAKLGRPYFNSAAFMVKGEKIKFFNKQLLPTGDVFDEARFIQPGSMKNNYLTFKGKRFFVTICEDIWAWPDAKGRSPYVKNPITEVPKKKVDMVINLSASPFFPGKLKQREYVTLKTAQYFKAPILYANLVGAQDEVIYDGASFVLSPQGKALMRCHEFEEDLNVINVDTLQAWSQSEMIKGPELLRKALVLGMRDFCRKIGIQKIHMGLSGGIDSAVTACLAVEALGSGNVSAVAMPGPFSAAKSLKLAEELAKNLMIQLTTVSINDTYQTITKDLEKSWNLKEFGVTQENIQARLRGMILMAYSNKENSLLITTSNKSEYAAGYSTMYGDMCGGLAPLGDLTKKQVYQLADLYNAQAEVIPQEIIDRAPSAELRPNQKDQDTLPPYDELDAAVVNLVEHSAAAKTKAEKWLLPVIMRTEFKRWQAPPILKVSEHSFGRGRRWPIAHKAKEA, encoded by the coding sequence ATGAGAATAGCAATAGCTCAAATTAATCCGACTCTTGGTGATTTCGCTTACAACTACGAAAAGATCATAGAATTTATCAAACGCGCACAAGAAAAAGACTGCGAAATGGTCGTCTTTCCGGAGTGCGCTCTTTTCGGCTATCATCCCTACGACCTCTTAGAACGCACGAAAGTGGTTCTAGAGCAGGAAAAATTCCTTCAGAAAATTCACAAACAAATCCCAAAAGGAATGGGCGTATTTGTCGGGGCATTCACTCGCAATCCGGCGAAACTCGGCCGTCCTTACTTTAACTCTGCAGCCTTTATGGTGAAGGGTGAAAAGATCAAGTTTTTCAACAAGCAACTTTTGCCGACTGGCGACGTTTTCGATGAAGCGCGTTTCATTCAACCAGGCTCGATGAAGAACAACTATCTGACGTTTAAAGGCAAACGTTTCTTCGTGACGATTTGCGAAGATATTTGGGCGTGGCCGGACGCAAAGGGACGCTCACCGTACGTTAAAAATCCGATCACGGAAGTGCCGAAGAAAAAAGTGGATATGGTGATCAACTTGAGTGCCTCTCCCTTCTTTCCAGGAAAGCTGAAGCAGCGTGAGTATGTCACTTTGAAGACGGCGCAGTACTTTAAGGCTCCGATCTTGTATGCAAACCTTGTGGGCGCCCAGGATGAAGTTATTTACGATGGCGCGAGCTTCGTATTAAGCCCTCAAGGCAAAGCGCTTATGCGCTGCCATGAGTTCGAAGAAGATCTCAATGTCATTAACGTCGATACTTTGCAGGCTTGGTCGCAATCAGAAATGATCAAGGGACCTGAGCTTCTTCGTAAAGCTCTTGTTTTGGGGATGCGTGACTTCTGCCGCAAGATAGGCATACAGAAGATTCACATGGGTTTGAGCGGCGGCATTGATTCTGCAGTGACGGCGTGTTTAGCGGTTGAAGCTTTAGGCTCAGGCAATGTTTCTGCAGTCGCAATGCCGGGACCATTTAGCGCAGCAAAAAGTTTGAAGCTCGCTGAAGAGCTCGCAAAGAACTTGATGATACAGTTAACGACGGTTTCTATTAACGACACCTATCAAACAATTACAAAAGATCTCGAGAAATCTTGGAATTTGAAAGAGTTCGGAGTGACTCAGGAAAACATTCAGGCGCGTTTGCGCGGAATGATTCTGATGGCTTATTCGAACAAAGAGAATTCGCTGCTTATTACGACGAGTAATAAAAGCGAGTACGCAGCTGGTTACTCGACGATGTACGGTGATATGTGCGGAGGCCTTGCGCCGCTGGGTGATTTGACGAAAAAACAAGTTTACCAATTGGCCGATCTTTACAACGCACAAGCGGAAGTTATCCCACAAGAGATCATTGATCGCGCGCCAAGCGCAGAGCTTCGTCCGAATCAAAAAGATCAAGACACTTTGCCGCCATATGATGAATTAGATGCAGCGGTAGTAAACCTTGTTGAGCATTCAGCAGCGGCGAAAACAAAAGCTGAAAAATGGCTACTACCTGTGATCATGCGTACGGAGTTTAAGCGTTGGCAGGCTCCGCCGATTCTGAAAGTGTCAGAGCATTCGTTTGGGCGCGGTCGTCGCTGGCCAATTGCTCATAAAGCGAAAGAGGCATAA
- a CDS encoding DUF2203 domain-containing protein has protein sequence MENVIEINRKKVFMHHEVSQLLPLVYRLTEEAQQEVRKIINFIDAHTDKKCRAVHELEARLNEIVTRWQIKIEKLGGEPKGLWLADFDSGDGYFCWKFPETEINYWHGYQDGFTGRILIKEKSRPELYENSNSSN, from the coding sequence GTGGAGAATGTGATTGAGATCAATCGCAAAAAAGTATTTATGCATCATGAGGTGTCACAACTCCTCCCGCTGGTTTACCGTTTGACTGAAGAAGCTCAACAAGAAGTTCGTAAGATCATCAATTTTATCGATGCACATACTGATAAAAAATGCCGTGCGGTCCATGAGCTCGAAGCTCGACTCAATGAAATTGTCACTCGTTGGCAAATTAAGATCGAAAAGCTGGGCGGGGAGCCAAAAGGCCTCTGGCTTGCTGACTTTGACAGCGGAGACGGGTACTTTTGCTGGAAGTTCCCGGAAACTGAAATTAATTATTGGCATGGCTACCAAGATGGATTCACCGGGCGTATACTGATCAAAGAGAAAAGCAGGCCCGAACTATATGAGAATAGCAATAGCTCAAATTAA